A genomic window from Barnesiella propionica includes:
- a CDS encoding helix-turn-helix domain-containing protein, protein MYIDNENFDMWMEKLSKKLTEIGKDLKSLINTDKVLDDNEKILDNQDLAFLLKVSFRTLQRYRVSGQLPFFTIGKKTYYRAGDIRSFVRERADFQTYKQFEKANQLENQL, encoded by the coding sequence ATGTATATAGACAATGAAAACTTTGACATGTGGATGGAAAAGCTATCCAAGAAGCTCACTGAAATAGGTAAAGACTTAAAATCCCTAATCAATACCGATAAAGTATTAGATGATAATGAAAAGATACTCGATAATCAGGATTTAGCCTTTCTTCTGAAAGTATCTTTCCGAACTCTTCAACGTTATAGGGTAAGCGGGCAACTACCTTTCTTTACCATCGGAAAGAAAACTTATTATCGTGCTGGTGATATTAGGTCTTTCGTTCGTGAACGTGCCGATTTCCAAACCTACAAACAGTTTGAAAAAGCCAATCAATTAGAGAATCAGCTCTGA
- a CDS encoding BfmA/BtgA family mobilization protein: MQNSSRKTIFTTVSIDKETGGLVEKISKRYSLKKAEVVKQAFKYIDKANINPADAPESVKAELSKINKRQDDIIRFIRNYEEKELNPMIRATNSIAVRFDGIVKALETLVLSQLEKNQEKYNAVLQRISDKFTEHANVINGQGKQIGTLQQVQKRDNEKLLKLISLYAELAACGVMDGKRKENLKAEITHLINE, translated from the coding sequence ATGCAAAATAGCAGCAGGAAAACCATATTTACCACCGTTTCCATAGACAAGGAAACCGGCGGGTTAGTAGAAAAGATAAGCAAACGCTATTCGCTGAAAAAAGCGGAAGTAGTGAAACAGGCTTTCAAGTATATCGACAAGGCAAATATCAATCCTGCCGATGCCCCCGAATCGGTCAAAGCCGAACTTTCCAAAATCAACAAACGGCAGGATGATATTATTCGTTTCATTCGGAACTACGAGGAAAAGGAACTTAACCCGATGATACGGGCGACCAATTCAATAGCCGTCCGCTTCGATGGCATTGTGAAAGCATTGGAAACGCTTGTTCTTTCACAATTAGAGAAGAATCAGGAGAAATACAACGCCGTTCTGCAAAGGATAAGCGATAAATTTACCGAGCATGCCAATGTGATAAATGGTCAGGGCAAGCAAATCGGCACATTACAACAGGTACAGAAAAGAGATAACGAAAAACTTTTGAAGTTGATTAGCCTTTATGCGGAGTTGGCAGCTTGCGGAGTGATGGACGGCAAACGTAAAGAAAACCTAAAAGCAGAAATAACGCACCTGAT